A genome region from Arachis duranensis cultivar V14167 chromosome 8, aradu.V14167.gnm2.J7QH, whole genome shotgun sequence includes the following:
- the LOC107460787 gene encoding histone-lysine N-methyltransferase ASHR1 isoform X2, whose amino-acid sequence MEDLQSVLVDRNLTVSSVPEKGRSLFVTKDFYPGEVIISQEPYVCVPNNNSVQKRCEGCFTTTNLKKCSRCQVVWYCGTSCQKLEWKFHRLECEVLSRLDNDKKKFVTPSIRLMVKLYLRRKLQNEKIIPSTVMDNYNLVEALVSHMSDITKEQLLLYAQMANLVNVILQWPEINIKEIAENFSKFACNAHTICDSELRPLGTGLYPVISIINHSCLPNSVLVFEGRSASVRAVQHVPKGSEVLISYIETAGSTMTRQKALKEQYLFNCTCPRCSKLGQYDDIRESAILEGYRCKNEKCDGFLLRTTDGKGFQCQQCGLVREKEEIKKTATEINSLSEEEASKLSSAGYYQEAISIYKMIEKLQTKLYHPFSISLMRTREKILKSLMELEHWSEALAYCKLTIPVYQSAYPAIHPLLGLQYYTCGKLEWYLGETEEAVKSLTKAVDILRITHGTNTHFVKELLMKLEEARAEASYKSSSKE is encoded by the exons ATGGAGGATTTGCAGAGTGTTCTTGTGGATCGCAACTTAACAGTTTCCAGTGTCCCAGAAAAGGGTCGTTCCCTCTTTGTAACAAAGGATTTTTACCCTG GGGAGGTAATCATAAGTCAAGAGCCTTATGTTTGTGTTCCAAACAACAACTCAGTTCAGAAAAGGTGCGAAGGATGTTTTACAACAACTAACCTTAAGAAATGCTCACGGTGCCAAGTTGTGTGGTACTGTGGAACCTCTTGTCAG AAGTTAGAGTGGAAGTTTCATCGTCTTGAATGCGAGGTCCTCTCTAGGCTAGACAATGACAAGAAAAAATTTGTCACACCATCCATTCGATTGATGGTTAAACTTTATCTTCGAAGGAAACTGCAAAATGAGAAG ATCATACCAAGCACTGTTATGGACAACTACAACTTGGTGGAGGCTTTAGTGTCTC ACATGTCTGACATCACCAAGGAGCAACTGCTGCTGTATGCACAGATGGCTAATCTAGTAAACGTGATACTACAGTGGCCTGAAATCAATATAAAAGAGATTGCAGAAAATTTTTCTAAG TTTGCATGCAATGCACATACCATTTGTGACAGCGAGTTGAGACCATTGGGAACAGGATTGTATCCCGTTATTTCCATTATCAATCACAG CTGCTTGCCCAATTCTGTGTTGGTTTTTGAGGGAAGGTCAGCGTCAGTTCGAGCTGTGCAACATGTTCCCAAAGGTAGTGAG gtACTAATAAGTTACATAGAGACTGCTGGAAGCACTATGACTCGACAGAAAGCTCTCAAAGAGCAGTACCTATTCAATTGTACATGTCCTCGCTGTTCTAAACTG GGCCAGTATGATGATATCCGAGAAAGTGCAATTCTAGAAGGATACAGatgtaaaaatgaaaaatgtgatGGTTTCTTGCTTCGTACTACTG ATGGAAAAGGATTCCAATGCCAACAATGTGGTCTGGTTAGGGAAAAGGAAGAGATAAAGAAAACTGCAACCGAGATAAATTCACTATCAGAGGAAGAAGCTTCTAAGCTTTCATCTGCCGGCT ATTATCAAGAAGCTATTTCCATATATAAAATGATTGAGAAACTGCAAACAAAACTCTATCATCCTTTCTCCATCAGCTTGATGCGAACTCGAGAGAAGATTTTGAAG TCATTGATGGAGCTGGAACATTGGAGTGAGGCTTTAGCATACTGCAAATTGACCATACCAGTCTATCAAA GTGCATATCCAGCTATTCACCCTCTACTCGGTTTGCAGTACTATACATGTGGAAAACTTGAATG GTATCTGGGAGAAACAGAGGAAGCCGTGAAATCACTGACCAAGGCAGTGGATATACTAAGGATTACTCATGGGACAAACACACATTTTGTGAAGGAACTTTTGATGAAGTTGGAAGAAGCCCGCGCTGAAGCATCTTACAAATCTTCCTCTAAAGAGTAG
- the LOC107460787 gene encoding histone-lysine N-methyltransferase ASHR1 isoform X1, with amino-acid sequence MEDLQSVLVDRNLTVSSVPEKGRSLFVTKDFYPGEVIISQEPYVCVPNNNSVQKRCEGCFTTTNLKKCSRCQVVWYCGTSCQKLEWKFHRLECEVLSRLDNDKKKFVTPSIRLMVKLYLRRKLQNEKIIPSTVMDNYNLVEALVSRILLIFILSSNFQCNEVRFFLYILFFFIYNISIVIVLFNILFHEDMSDITKEQLLLYAQMANLVNVILQWPEINIKEIAENFSKFACNAHTICDSELRPLGTGLYPVISIINHSCLPNSVLVFEGRSASVRAVQHVPKGSEVLISYIETAGSTMTRQKALKEQYLFNCTCPRCSKLGQYDDIRESAILEGYRCKNEKCDGFLLRTTDGKGFQCQQCGLVREKEEIKKTATEINSLSEEEASKLSSAGYYQEAISIYKMIEKLQTKLYHPFSISLMRTREKILKSLMELEHWSEALAYCKLTIPVYQSAYPAIHPLLGLQYYTCGKLEWYLGETEEAVKSLTKAVDILRITHGTNTHFVKELLMKLEEARAEASYKSSSKE; translated from the exons ATGGAGGATTTGCAGAGTGTTCTTGTGGATCGCAACTTAACAGTTTCCAGTGTCCCAGAAAAGGGTCGTTCCCTCTTTGTAACAAAGGATTTTTACCCTG GGGAGGTAATCATAAGTCAAGAGCCTTATGTTTGTGTTCCAAACAACAACTCAGTTCAGAAAAGGTGCGAAGGATGTTTTACAACAACTAACCTTAAGAAATGCTCACGGTGCCAAGTTGTGTGGTACTGTGGAACCTCTTGTCAG AAGTTAGAGTGGAAGTTTCATCGTCTTGAATGCGAGGTCCTCTCTAGGCTAGACAATGACAAGAAAAAATTTGTCACACCATCCATTCGATTGATGGTTAAACTTTATCTTCGAAGGAAACTGCAAAATGAGAAG ATCATACCAAGCACTGTTATGGACAACTACAACTTGGTGGAGGCTTTAGTGTCTCGTATccttttaatatttatcttgTCTTCTAACTTTCAATGTAATGaagttagattttttttatatatacttttttttttcatttataacATTTCCATAGTCATTGTTCTCTTTAACATTCTCTTCCATGAAGACATGTCTGACATCACCAAGGAGCAACTGCTGCTGTATGCACAGATGGCTAATCTAGTAAACGTGATACTACAGTGGCCTGAAATCAATATAAAAGAGATTGCAGAAAATTTTTCTAAG TTTGCATGCAATGCACATACCATTTGTGACAGCGAGTTGAGACCATTGGGAACAGGATTGTATCCCGTTATTTCCATTATCAATCACAG CTGCTTGCCCAATTCTGTGTTGGTTTTTGAGGGAAGGTCAGCGTCAGTTCGAGCTGTGCAACATGTTCCCAAAGGTAGTGAG gtACTAATAAGTTACATAGAGACTGCTGGAAGCACTATGACTCGACAGAAAGCTCTCAAAGAGCAGTACCTATTCAATTGTACATGTCCTCGCTGTTCTAAACTG GGCCAGTATGATGATATCCGAGAAAGTGCAATTCTAGAAGGATACAGatgtaaaaatgaaaaatgtgatGGTTTCTTGCTTCGTACTACTG ATGGAAAAGGATTCCAATGCCAACAATGTGGTCTGGTTAGGGAAAAGGAAGAGATAAAGAAAACTGCAACCGAGATAAATTCACTATCAGAGGAAGAAGCTTCTAAGCTTTCATCTGCCGGCT ATTATCAAGAAGCTATTTCCATATATAAAATGATTGAGAAACTGCAAACAAAACTCTATCATCCTTTCTCCATCAGCTTGATGCGAACTCGAGAGAAGATTTTGAAG TCATTGATGGAGCTGGAACATTGGAGTGAGGCTTTAGCATACTGCAAATTGACCATACCAGTCTATCAAA GTGCATATCCAGCTATTCACCCTCTACTCGGTTTGCAGTACTATACATGTGGAAAACTTGAATG GTATCTGGGAGAAACAGAGGAAGCCGTGAAATCACTGACCAAGGCAGTGGATATACTAAGGATTACTCATGGGACAAACACACATTTTGTGAAGGAACTTTTGATGAAGTTGGAAGAAGCCCGCGCTGAAGCATCTTACAAATCTTCCTCTAAAGAGTAG